From Rubrivirga sp. SAORIC476, a single genomic window includes:
- a CDS encoding glycosyltransferase, protein MSTVWLVALVSSALVQCLGWAWVGIGLRRVREGAAEAAPQAGSPTSGEAPGGAADGVPISVVVAARDEADRLPALLDALAAQTHRPFEVVVVDDRSTDATAQRVTWRTTDFPVPLRLVSVAEGAPEAAGLPPKKHALERGAEAASFDRLAFTDADGRPGPGWLATLARVAAADARAPQETDEGAVLVGYGPMGREAGWLNRFARYETVQTAALAAAGIGWGRPWHAVGRNLSYPAALLDRLGGFGHSAGSLSGDDDLLVQEVARTGAAPVRYVWEARGAVPSPAPSGWGAFWRQKRRHASAGTHYPVGVLVALGLFHTANLVLWVSVPVVHLALGQPIGWGLLAGKLILQRSVVADVLDGLGDEPDLRLWQPVLDALSAVYHAVLAVLGALPTPTRW, encoded by the coding sequence ATGTCGACCGTCTGGCTCGTCGCGCTCGTCTCCTCGGCTCTGGTCCAGTGCCTCGGGTGGGCGTGGGTGGGGATCGGGCTGCGGCGCGTGCGCGAGGGGGCGGCCGAGGCAGCCCCGCAAGCGGGATCTCCGACCTCGGGGGAGGCGCCGGGGGGGGCGGCGGACGGGGTGCCGATCAGCGTGGTGGTGGCGGCGCGCGACGAGGCCGACCGGCTTCCTGCGCTGCTGGACGCGCTGGCGGCGCAGACGCACCGGCCGTTCGAGGTGGTGGTGGTGGACGACCGCTCGACGGACGCGACGGCGCAGCGGGTGACGTGGCGCACGACCGACTTCCCGGTGCCGCTCCGGCTGGTGTCGGTGGCGGAGGGGGCGCCCGAGGCGGCGGGGCTTCCGCCGAAGAAGCACGCCCTCGAACGGGGCGCCGAGGCGGCCTCCTTCGACCGGCTCGCCTTCACCGACGCCGACGGTCGGCCGGGGCCGGGGTGGCTGGCGACGCTGGCGCGGGTCGCGGCGGCGGACGCGCGTGCTCCCCAGGAGACAGACGAGGGGGCGGTGCTGGTCGGGTACGGACCGATGGGGCGCGAGGCGGGGTGGCTGAACCGGTTCGCCCGGTACGAGACGGTGCAGACGGCGGCGCTCGCGGCGGCGGGCATCGGGTGGGGGCGGCCGTGGCACGCGGTGGGGCGCAACCTGTCGTACCCGGCGGCGCTGCTGGACCGGCTGGGGGGCTTCGGCCACTCGGCGGGGTCGCTCTCCGGGGACGACGACCTGCTGGTGCAGGAGGTGGCGCGGACGGGTGCGGCGCCGGTCCGCTACGTGTGGGAGGCGCGGGGGGCGGTCCCCTCCCCTGCTCCGAGCGGCTGGGGGGCGTTCTGGCGGCAGAAGCGCCGGCACGCGAGCGCGGGGACGCACTACCCGGTGGGGGTGCTGGTGGCGCTGGGGCTGTTCCACACGGCCAACCTGGTGCTGTGGGTGAGCGTGCCGGTGGTGCACCTGGCGCTGGGGCAGCCGATCGGGTGGGGGCTGCTGGCGGGCAAGCTGATCCTGCAGCGGAGCGTGGTGGCGGACGTGCTGGACGGGCTCGGGGACGAGCCGGACCTGCGGCTGTGGCAGCCGGTCCTGGACGCGCTCTCGGCGGTGTACCACGCGGTGCTGGCGGTGCTGGGGGCGCTGCCGACGCCGACGCGCTGGTGA
- a CDS encoding HNH endonuclease: NSMQLFFHDVGLKGAERDFPKTVFGDVAVELVERSAPSHLRAEMVDTLLSLFPSGTFNCWGVPAGAKSAIEHLQVGDVMVLIRTTGGDGDMPAMCPVQAFWKEPMPSLSTALWGSDRFPYVFFCKTEPIELTWTQFKKDVDYAPNFRPSGNVYRVRQDRLRKHGGAESYVERLAGNTLKYPTGAASGSVAEVTPNIEFEEGQRLVRERSYFKRNPQLVQAAKERYKYVCQACNFRFRDKYGELGGNYIECHHLNPLSEREDEGKSSSTSLDEVTVLCSNCHRMVHRTRPAMPLERLREIIAGVGASG, translated from the coding sequence GTAACAGTATGCAACTATTTTTTCATGATGTTGGACTGAAAGGTGCAGAGCGAGACTTCCCAAAGACTGTCTTCGGAGACGTGGCGGTAGAGCTAGTAGAGCGCTCTGCCCCATCTCACTTGAGGGCAGAGATGGTAGACACTCTCCTGTCCTTGTTTCCCTCAGGGACGTTCAACTGCTGGGGAGTGCCAGCCGGAGCGAAGAGCGCAATCGAGCACCTCCAAGTCGGAGACGTTATGGTGCTGATTCGCACGACTGGCGGCGACGGCGATATGCCAGCAATGTGTCCGGTCCAAGCGTTCTGGAAGGAACCGATGCCCAGCTTATCTACTGCACTTTGGGGTAGCGACCGCTTCCCATACGTGTTCTTCTGCAAGACAGAACCGATCGAGTTGACTTGGACGCAGTTCAAGAAAGACGTGGACTACGCTCCCAACTTTCGGCCGAGCGGGAACGTCTACCGGGTCCGGCAGGACCGTCTCCGCAAACACGGTGGTGCGGAATCCTACGTCGAGAGACTTGCTGGCAACACGCTCAAATACCCAACTGGAGCGGCCTCAGGTTCAGTCGCAGAGGTCACACCCAACATAGAGTTCGAAGAGGGGCAGCGGCTCGTGCGCGAGAGGAGCTACTTCAAGCGGAACCCTCAACTTGTCCAAGCCGCCAAGGAGCGTTACAAGTACGTATGCCAAGCCTGCAATTTCCGGTTCCGTGATAAGTATGGCGAGCTAGGAGGCAACTACATCGAGTGTCACCATTTGAATCCTCTCTCTGAGCGGGAGGATGAGGGCAAGTCTTCCAGTACCTCGCTGGACGAAGTGACTGTGCTCTGCTCCAATTGTCACAGGATGGTTCACCGTACTCGCCCAGCTATGCCGCTTGAACGACTCAGAGAGATTATTGCCGGAGTCGGTGCCAGCGGCTAG
- a CDS encoding TIGR03862 family flavoprotein yields MSEPTGRGGRAETVRALVIGAGPAGLMAAEVLSGAGVSVVVADQMPTPARKFLMAGKSGLNLTKVDDGFEGAYGEVSSAFARAVAAFGPQEVMRWAEGLGQEVFVGSTGRVFPVAMKASPLLRAWLGRLDGRGVALRTRWRWAGWRDGRAVFDTPEGPQEVDAEITVLAMGGASWRRLGSDGAWAAQMPGSVAPFRAANVGLRVDWSAHMARWHGEPLKGVAFHAGDVTSRGEAVVTTRGLEGGGVYSVSAAVRDGAALTVDLLPDLSHAVVAERLAQQSAKASLATRLRKALRLDGARAALFHEFGRPLGADLARTIKALPVRHAGVLPMDEAISTAGGLRFDALDGFRLAGHAGVYAAGEMLDWEAPTGGWLITGCLATGRAAARQALSEASPPRLGAEAGGVSP; encoded by the coding sequence GTGTCTGAGCCAACCGGTCGAGGGGGACGCGCGGAGACCGTCCGGGCGCTCGTCATCGGGGCGGGGCCTGCGGGGCTGATGGCGGCCGAGGTGCTGTCGGGGGCAGGCGTGTCGGTCGTCGTGGCGGACCAGATGCCGACGCCCGCTCGCAAATTCCTGATGGCGGGCAAGTCGGGCCTGAACCTGACGAAGGTGGACGACGGCTTCGAGGGGGCGTACGGGGAGGTGTCGTCGGCCTTCGCGCGGGCGGTCGCGGCGTTCGGTCCGCAGGAGGTGATGCGGTGGGCCGAGGGGCTGGGCCAGGAGGTGTTCGTCGGCTCGACGGGTCGGGTGTTCCCGGTCGCGATGAAGGCGTCGCCGCTGCTGCGCGCGTGGCTGGGGCGGCTGGACGGGCGCGGGGTGGCGTTGCGGACGCGGTGGCGGTGGGCGGGCTGGCGCGACGGGCGGGCGGTGTTCGACACGCCCGAGGGTCCGCAGGAGGTCGACGCGGAGATCACCGTGCTGGCGATGGGCGGGGCGAGCTGGCGTCGGCTGGGGAGTGACGGCGCGTGGGCGGCGCAGATGCCGGGGTCGGTGGCGCCGTTCCGGGCGGCCAACGTCGGGCTGCGGGTGGACTGGTCGGCGCACATGGCGCGGTGGCACGGCGAGCCGCTCAAGGGGGTCGCGTTCCACGCGGGCGACGTGACGAGCCGGGGCGAGGCGGTGGTCACGACCCGCGGGCTGGAAGGCGGGGGCGTCTACAGCGTCAGCGCGGCCGTCCGCGACGGGGCGGCGCTGACGGTGGACCTGCTCCCGGACCTGTCGCACGCCGTCGTCGCCGAGCGGCTGGCGCAGCAGAGTGCGAAGGCGAGCCTCGCGACCCGTCTGCGGAAGGCGCTCCGCCTCGACGGCGCGCGGGCGGCGTTGTTTCACGAGTTCGGCCGTCCGTTAGGCGCGGACCTGGCGCGCACGATCAAGGCGCTCCCGGTGCGCCACGCGGGCGTGCTGCCGATGGACGAGGCGATCTCGACGGCGGGCGGCCTCCGGTTCGACGCGCTGGACGGGTTCCGGCTGGCGGGGCACGCCGGGGTCTACGCCGCGGGCGAGATGCTCGACTGGGAGGCGCCGACGGGCGGCTGGCTCATCACCGGCTGCCTCGCGACCGGGCGGGCGGCGGCGCGGCAGGCGCTGTCGGAGGCCTCCCCTCCCCGCCTCGGGGCCGAGGCGGGCGGGGTCAGCCCTTGA
- a CDS encoding sugar ABC transporter permease, translating into MKLLSRLGAYGVLALFVFIAVYPISRILTISLRPGDQLLSRSLALIPDGATLDNYRMLLTETPFLRWLGNSLLVALVVTITGVALASTAGYALSRHRFKGRKAALSGILVTQMFPATMLLLPLYIVLINLGLINSYIGIVIIYSATALPFCVWQMKGYYDTIPASLEEAARIDGATPWQAFYKVILPLAAPALVITALFSFMSAWNEYVVAAVVLQDTELFTLPVGLKGFQASMSTQWGLYAAGSLLVSIPVIALFLVLSRYLISGLTLGAVKG; encoded by the coding sequence ATGAAGCTCCTCTCCCGCCTCGGCGCGTACGGCGTGCTCGCGCTGTTCGTCTTCATCGCGGTCTACCCGATCTCGCGCATCCTGACGATCTCGCTGCGACCGGGCGACCAGCTGCTGTCGCGCTCGCTGGCGCTCATCCCCGACGGCGCGACGCTCGACAACTACCGCATGCTCCTCACCGAGACGCCGTTCCTGCGGTGGCTCGGCAACAGCCTGCTCGTCGCCCTCGTCGTCACCATCACCGGCGTCGCGCTGGCGAGCACGGCGGGCTACGCGCTGTCGCGGCACCGCTTCAAAGGGCGAAAGGCTGCGCTGAGCGGCATCCTGGTCACCCAGATGTTCCCCGCCACGATGCTGCTGCTGCCGCTCTACATCGTGCTGATCAACCTGGGCCTGATCAACTCCTACATCGGCATCGTCATCATCTACTCGGCGACGGCGCTGCCCTTCTGCGTCTGGCAGATGAAGGGCTACTACGACACCATCCCGGCGAGCCTGGAGGAGGCCGCGCGCATCGACGGCGCGACCCCGTGGCAGGCCTTCTACAAGGTGATCCTGCCGCTGGCCGCGCCCGCGCTCGTCATCACGGCCCTGTTCTCGTTCATGAGTGCCTGGAACGAGTACGTCGTCGCGGCGGTGGTCCTGCAGGACACCGAGCTGTTCACGCTGCCGGTCGGGCTGAAAGGCTTCCAGGCCTCCATGTCGACCCAGTGGGGCCTCTACGCCGCGGGCAGCCTGCTCGTCTCGATTCCCGTGATCGCGCTCTTCCTGGTCCTGAGCCGGTACCTCATCTCCGGCCTCACCCTCGGCGCCGTCAAGGGCTGA